The nucleotide window AGGAAACGCTCTCCCCGAAGCGCCAGACCCCCCCGAAAGTATCCTTTATCTCCAGGAGCGTCTGCCGGATCTCCGCGAACATTGACGATGTCTCGCCCAGGATAACCGCCCCCTCGGCAGGCCCGGAGTGGAAAAAAAGGAAAATGACGGTGACCGGCACCGCGGCGATGGCGGCGAATGAAAAGCGCTTCATGGCGGGTCTTATGCCAGATCGATGATGAGTTCTATACAGTTTCCGCAGTCGTTCCATCTGGGTCTGCAGAACTGACGGATGATTTTAATGCCCCTTCCTCTGATGGTCAGTGGCTCCATTTCTGCGCAGGTATTCGAAGTTGTACCCAAGGCGAAGCCGGCCCCCTCGTCGCTTACACTGATATTGAGATGGCTCGGGTTTTTCGTTACGATAACCGACACCATTTTGTCGGGGTTCCATTTGTTGCCATGCTCCATGGCGTTGGTGACCGCCTCGTCGATAAGGAGATAGAGCTCGTCGCGCGAGAGCTTCGTGGACAGGCCATTTTCAAGTATTTTTTCGATTACCGCGTTAACGACTCCCTTTCGTGAGTCCTTGAGCGACGGGAACGAAACATTGTATATCTCTTCCGCTTTGATGTCTGGCATATCCGGTTACTTGCTTTCCCCGCTCATCGTGGGTCACCGACAAGATACTGCCCCGCTGATTTAACGGTTTGCAGGCACGGTCTTTATCTTTATCTGATCAAC belongs to Spirochaetota bacterium and includes:
- a CDS encoding ATP-binding protein, whose protein sequence is MPDIKAEEIYNVSFPSLKDSRKGVVNAVIEKILENGLSTKLSRDELYLLIDEAVTNAMEHGNKWNPDKMVSVIVTKNPSHLNISVSDEGAGFALGTTSNTCAEMEPLTIRGRGIKIIRQFCRPRWNDCGNCIELIIDLA